One Sesamum indicum cultivar Zhongzhi No. 13 unplaced genomic scaffold, S_indicum_v1.0 scaffold00119, whole genome shotgun sequence DNA segment encodes these proteins:
- the LOC105178994 gene encoding dnaJ homolog subfamily C GRV2-like, translating to MYLRMVRRNKIHKLLRSEFALIVYVFYISLQVVPLLMKAIGWQGGSILALETLKRVVVAGNRARDALVAQGLKVGLVEVLLGLLDWRAGGRNGLCSQMNWNESEAAIGRVLQIEMQAY from the exons ATGTATCTGAGGATGGTTCGTCGCAACAAAATTCACAAGCTCCTCCGGAGCGAGTTCGCCTTAATAGTTTACGTGTTCTACATTAGCTTGCAG GTAGTTCCACTTCTGATGAAAGCGATTGGTTGGCAAGGTGGAAGCATCTTAGCTCTTGAAACCTTAAAGCGTGTTGTAGTTGCAGGGAATCGAGCAAGAGATGCACTTGTTGCACAGGGTCTCAA GGTTGGTCTTGTGGAAGTTCTTCTTGGCCTTCTTGACTGGCGAGCTGGGGGAAGAAATGGGCTTTGTTCACAGATGAACTGGAATGAGTCAGAAGCAGCAATTGGCCGGGTTCTTCAAATTGAG ATGCAGGCTTATTAA